AGCGCCCCAACATTTTGTCGAACCATTTGTTTTAATTGCACAAGCGACTGAGTTATTAACCGTGACACTTGAATAGTCACTGGCGCTATCTATAACATGCGGTGTTTTAGGGTCTCCAGCACCATTATCGCCAAGAAGTCCATTTCCCCAGCACTTAAGCTTGTTGGCCATAGTAATTCCGCAGGTTCGGTCCAATCCTACGCTAATAGAGCGATATGACTCGCTTGGATCAGTATCAATCGGAGTATAAGAATTATTTAAATTTCCTGTCCCTAGTTGGCCATATGTATTCGTGCCCCAGCATCTAACTTTATTAGAGGTCGTGAGGCCACACGAGAATGCAGTTCCAATTCCAATCTGTTTATAAGAAACTCCGCTGTCTATCGTCGTGAAATTAGTGATGTGGGTCGTAGTTCCATCACCAAGCTTCGCAAAGTTGTTGTTCCCGGCGCATCTTAGGGCCCCCGTGGTGGTGATGCCGCAAGCTGCTCCAAGTCTTAGAAAGATTTGTGAATAAGAGGTGGTCGGATCTGCCACTTTTGGAGTAAAAATATTAGTTCCAATATTTCCAGCCGATCCAAGCTCGCCATAATTATTTCTGCCCCAACATTTTAATGTTCCTGTAGAGGTGATAGCGCAGTTATTACTTGAATCATGCATCTCGCTTACTTGAGAATAGTTATTTTGAGCATCAAGGATTACCGGTGCAGGACGACGATAAGTTAAACCGTCACCAAAATAACTCGTTTCGCCCCAGCAGTAAAGTTTATTGCCTGTTATACCACAAGTTTGGGAAGATGTATCTGCCGCCGAATCTGGCATGCCAATAGTCTTAAAATTATAATCTGATAAAGCAAAAAAGGATCCCCCATAGGCGCCTAAATAGGTGCCATAACCAAAGCCATAAAGATCGGAATTCCGTCCTGTCGTGTTGTCTTTATAAAGATTTCCCCAGCACTTAACTGCGCCGGCTGTGGTGATGCCGCAGGCTTTTTGCGACACAGCGTAAACTCGAGAGTAACTTTCGCCTGAATCGGCAATAGTAGGGATTTTTCGATTCGTAGTGGTGCCGTCGGCTAATTGTTTCCCTGCATTATTTCCCCAGCAGTGCAGTACGCCGCCATCAGTAATTCCGCAGCTAAAGCCACGATTGGTATCCGTGGTCGTGTCATCATTTACAGTAACCCAGGAGTATTTAACGGCAGAATTTATGACAGTCGGGGAAGTTTTTGTGACAAGTGTGTTATCGCCAAGTTGTCCCTGACTATTATTTCCCCAGCATTTTAGGGTTCCGTCAGAAATAATTCCGCACGAGTGCCCCGATCCTACAGCCACCATTAAATATGTGTTTGAAGAATCGATGGCCGTTGGTACTTGTTTCACTATTAGAGTGCCATCTCCTACAGTACCCGTCGCATTTCTACCCCAACAAAAAAGTTTATCATTTGTATCTATGGCACAGGTTGTTTTTGAATTTGCAGAAACAAATTTAAAATCCGCCGAGGTAACTTGAGTCGGAGTTTGCGCACTGGAAGTAGTATTTAAGCCGGTTTGGTAAGAATCTGCACTTCCCCAGCATTTTAACTTTTGTTCAGTAGTAATGCCACAAGTGTGAGCCTGGCCGGAGCTAATAGAAGTATAGGTCGTGCTACTATCTATCAAAACTGGAGTGGTTCTTCTTGCTGTAGTTCCATCGCCTATCTGATTGCTCAAGTTTTCACCCCAGCAATAAACATATCCAGATGTAGTAAGTGCACAAGTGTGGTCGCGTCCCGCAGTAACACTTTTAAATGAAATCCCAGGCGCCACTGTTTTGGCGGTGTCAGCAAACCCGACGGTATTACCTAAACCTAAACGGCTTAGGTTAACGCCACTATGGCCCCAACATCTCAATGAATTATCATCGAGAACGGCGCAGGCATGGTAAAAGTTAATAGCTAAGGATATAGTGGTCAGATCCTTTTGTGAGTCCCTAATAAAATACTGCGCCTGATATTTCGGATCTAATAGAACTGCAGGTGAATCTGTGTGAGTTAGGTGAACATTCATTAACGTCTCACCAGTTGTAGCGGCATTAACTAGGAAATTGACTGGAAGATTTGCAGTCGTGCTGCCTGCAGGGATGGTGATTGAACCGCTTGTCAGATTATGTTCAGTGGAAGTCGCATCGCCGGTTATTTTAAAATAAGCTGTCACGTCAAAAGTTTTTGATCCAGACATCGAAAAGGTAATTGTTTTTGTATCGCCTTCACTGACTCTATTAACAGCAGCAGAAGAGATGTTCAGCGTGACTATTGAATCTTTGATCCATGAAGTTTCAGTGGCTACCGAAACTTCCTGCCAATTATTTGAGGCATCGCCGCCTATAACACACACTTTTACTGGACCATTTGGTAAGGCAGAAATGTTGTCAGTAATATTAGAGCCGACAGCCACGGGCCCGACGAAGCTCGCTGTCGCACAACCGCCGGTTGAAATGATTGCATATTTATATTGGGTAACATTGGTTCCAGCTACTGAAATATTCAAAGCTGTAGTTGTAACCACGCCTGTTGGTGCGCCTGATAGTGTCGATTTAATGGCATCGCGGGTCCATGAAGCGGTAGTAGCTGCTGTCGACCAGTTGTCATGATCATCAATACCGACGACACACAAAGTATAATTTCCCGTCTCAGTTAAAAGATCTGTAATTGGTGTCGACACTGGATATTTCGTTCCGATGTAAGCTGAAGATATCGCACAAGATCCGGTGCCTCCAGGTGGAATTAAGAAGTATTTGTAAAATGAAGCTGTTGCGCTTGAGACCGTAACATTTAAACCTGTAGAATTGTTAGTTCCGGAGGGCGCACCGCTGATTGATACAGCAGATGGAAGTGTCGCATCCATATAATAATATGAAGTGGTATTGACCGAATTTCCGTTTGCAGCTGTCAATGACAACTCGAAATCATATGGCGTCGTTGATGTGTCACTCAAACTACTGACATTGAAATGAAGGGTGAAGTAACCACCTGTACAGTAAGCGGCAGATGTTCCAACTGAAGGCTCCCCGGTAACAACACCATAAATAATCTGGCCGTGCGCAGAACAAGTTCCTTTAACATCGAAACTAGCTGCGCTGTACTGATTGATAAATGTGCCAGCTGGTGGTTCCGTTATGGAAAGAGTGGGAACAGTATTGTCATGAATTATAAAATCAGAAACGCATGATGATTCGTTACCTGCAGCATCTCTAAGTTTTATGTAAACTGTGTTTGTGGAATTTAAGGTAGGCAAAGTCCACGCCTTAGGAAAGGAAACAGGTTCCCATGTTCCTCCTGTCAAACAAAGCGCGTTGTTGGTGACATACGTCTCAGTCCCAGTATGGGAAGTCACATTCAGGGTTGCATTTTGCGAAGAGGTAACAGCAGTTCCATTATTTATCGAAAAACCTGTTATTGTCGGAGCTGTAGTATCCTTTATATAGCTAGCGGTGACTGGTGTCGCGTTAACCCCAGTGCTTCGTGAATGTGTAATATTAACTGAATATGTCTGGTCCGCTTTTGCACTAAAGTTAAAGGTTTTAGACCATGAACCCGCAGTGCAAACCGCAGTTAAAGCGCTGAAAGTTGATATACTAATTGTAACGTTTTTTCCTTCTTCAGAGCAACCGCCTGACAATGTGACGCTAGTACCAGTTGCAATATTAATATAAGAGCCTGATACCGGCGAAGAGAGACTTACCGTCGGCACAACAGAAGAGTGAGAGATTGAGTCGGAATAGCATGGAGTTTCATTCCCAGCAGCATCTTTGTACTTTACAAAAACGGTATTTACAGCGTCCGGAGTATTTAAAGTCCAACTTTTACTTAAAAAGTTCGCTGTAACCCATGTACCGTCTGCCGCACATCCAGGTGTATTAGTAATATAAATTTGCGAGCCAACGATTGAGTTGACACTTAAGGTTACGGTTAAACTGATGGTGTCTGTCTGATTGGCGTTGATGATAACTGTTCCCGTAGGTGCCACGGTGTCTTTTGTGTAAACGGGTGAGGTTACAGAGGTGCTTGTTCCAAATGAATTGCTGATTGTGGCTGTCAGCTGAAAATTTCCTTGAGGTACAGGCGTTAAGTTAAGAATCGCCGTGAAGGAGCTTCCAAGACAAGTGGCTGTGCCGGTGAATCCACCGGGCCCAGTAAATGTAATAGATTGGTTGTTCTCAGAGCAGGTTCCACCAACTGTGAAACTAGCGACATTACTTAAGTTCACATATGCGCCCGCAGCAGGCGTAGTGAAGGCAATCGTGGGTGGTGTGCTAATCGAAATATCATCACTTATACATAAGGACTCATTTCCATTCACATCCTTAAATTTCGCATAGACAGTATTTACACCATTTGCACTAGGTAAGGTCCACGCCAAACTATTAACGTAAGATTGCCAAGTCCCCCCAGCTGTACATCCCGGCGTATTTGTTAAATACATCTCTGTAGCTTCAGCAACATTCATTGACAAAATTGAATTGACGGAAGCTGTAGCAACATCTCCATTATTAATTAAGAATGATGTTACAGTGGGTGGAGATATATCGAGCGTAACCGAGGCCGTGTCTGTTTCGACGTTCTCAACTGCATCTTTGTGAGTCGCCATTATGTTCACAGGACTTACAGTAGTACCTGAAATATCGAGCACTTTTGTGAAAGCCCCGCCAGAACAAGTCGCTGTTTCAGAAACAGCGCCAACACTTATTATCACCGACTTCCCATCTTCAGAACAGGTGCCGCTAACAGCATAGGATGAATGATTAAGTAAGTTTATAGGTGTGGAAGAGGTGATAGCTACTAAGGGTATCACGATATCTTTATAAATGGTAAGACTGTATTCTTTCGCTTGCGCTGAGGGCGGTGTTACTTTGAAAATAAGATTGCCGCTATAAATAGGGGCTAACGAAGATAAATCAATAGACTGTGACCAATTTTCAGTTCCACAATTAAATGATGTAAAGCTTGCTGAATTTGGTAGTGCAACTTCTATCTGGGAACCAACCACGCACTTGCCACTAAATCCTGCAGCAGAATAGTTGCTTGAATTAATGAAGCCATTTGCAGGACCATGAACAGTGAATCCTGCTTTATAAGTGATAGGATTTGAACAATTCGAAGCGGACGAGATTCCATTTTTATCTAAAGAAAAAACTTTAAATGAATATTGGGTGCCATCGGTTTTGGTAAAGCTTGCAACATTTGTTTTTTGGTCTGGGCTTAACTTTACACTTGGTAGAATGGGTTCATCACAAGTGGGTCCCTTATAATACAGTAGTTCCTGTTCAACAACTTTTTCTGAATCTGCAGGAGTCCATTCAGCTTTAAGTTCGCCATTATCAAAAGCATCTTGATTCCAAATTAATGAAGCAGCGCCTTGTTCGGAACTTATTAGCGCAATGTCTAAAGAACAGCCACTCAAAATGCAAAACGATATGCCAGTCAAAAAATGAATGCCTTTAGTTAGCAAGCTAACAAACTTTATAGATGAGTGTTTATAATAGGCAGCTTTGTTCATAGTTCCTAGAACATCATTTACATTCAGTTGTTCCATAAAACTTATCGGTGTAACACTTTCCTCGCTTTATCTATGCGGGCCAAAATGTTGCTAGGCCAAATAAAATTTTGTCGGGCTTTGTATCAATACGAAACATCAGAATCATTTCTGTTTAGTATTTTTATTAGTTCGCAAAACTAAAAAACGGATTTTTATTTAAGAATTAGCTTCTAGAATCCAAGGTCCTTGTGGATGAATGTAGGATTGTGAAATCCAAACTGACCCGCAGTTATACTGACAGTGTTGTTGCGACCACTATCCACAGTCCCTAAATTATCGCCAAGGAAGCGTCCCGCGCAACGCCATTGACCACCCAAAGTTTTTGCACAAGTCGATTCACTGCGAAGGTTAAGAGTGCCATAAGTTATACCTGTATCAACCCTGACTGCAGGAGCCACTGCAGCCGTCGGCAATGCTTCTAAATTCCCAGTGAAATAACCAAATGCTCTTGCTTGGCCCCAGCAGTAAAGCTCATCATCACTGCGAATAGCGCAAGCATGGGTCTCTGTCACTTGAACGTCTTTATAATCATAACTGTCAACTAAAGTTGGAATCAGACGATCCACGGAATCGTTAAATCCAAGAATCTTGTTTGTGCCAGCAAAGCCCCAACATTTTAATTTATTTCCTAACGTGATTCCGCACGTAGAATAAGGTCCTGCAGAAACTTTTTTATATTGAACACCAAAGTCGATCACAGTTGGAGTATTCACTTGCGTAGCAGAGTTGTTGCCGACAATACCGCTTCCAGTGTTTTGCCCCCAGCATTTCAAAATATTACCGCTAGTGATTCCACACGCATGGGCTTGGCCTATTACAACTGATAGGTAAGACACACCAGGATCCACAGTAGTCATCGTTGCAACATCGGAAGGTGCACTGCCATCACCGACTTGGCCATACTCGTTTTCACCCATGCATTTTAAAATTCCAGTTTGGGTAATACCGCAGACGTTAGTAGATCCAACAGCAACAGAAGAATATTTCGCCGTTGGATCAGCAATCTTAGGCCGATAAACTAAGCCATCAGCAGTCTTAGTCACTAATCCTAATTCACCAGCATCATTTTTTCCCCAGCACTTCAAAGTACCATCAAGGGCAAGGGCACACATATCTGACACATGGGACGGGGACACAGACGAATACTGAGTTTCTGGATCGATCCAAATAGGCGCAGGTCTACGATAGGAAACGCTTCCAGTTCCATCACCCGTTGTCGTTAACGCATCTGTCGTTCCCCAACAGTAAAGCTTATTACTTTCTACTGCACAGCTAAAGCTTGCCGCATCGCTGCTGCTATGTGGGTAGCCTGAAAAACTTGGGAAATTAAATCCAAGACTTATATTCTTAAAGCGATTAATAAAGTATTTCCCACCATTGCCAGAACCCAGTGGGTGAAGAGTTCTTGTTTTTTCACCATCCAAAGATCCCCAGCATTTTAATCCACCCGCAGTACTAACGCCGCAAGCGCGAGAACCGCTAGCAATCACGGATGAATATAAAGTGCCAGAATCAGAAGCGACAGGAAGCAGTCTATTCGTGGTCGAATTATCAGCAAGCTGCATAAGCGCATTGTGTCCCCAACATTTTAAAGTATTTGCTAAGGTCACTCCGCAGGTAAAGCCTTGATTGGTATCCAACGTTGAATCGTCATTCACTGTCACTGCATTATAGGTAACTAGATTATCAATCTCTACAGGTGTGGTTTCTGAAAAAATGGAGTTATTCCCAAGCTGACCGACTGTATTAGCACCCCAGCATTTCATAATACCCGCTAAGGTGACTCCGCAGGCATGACCTGATCCCATAGCGACATTTTTATATTTAACCGAAGCATCAACAGCGGTCGGGGAGGTCACTGTTGTGGAACCGCCATTTCCTAGTTGGGAACTGGCGTTTCGCCCCCAACATTTTAAATATCCGTCAACAGTGATGGCGCAAGTTGATTCAGAGCCTGCGGCAACATAAGAATAATTTTCTGCAGCATCGATATTTATAGGTAATGAACTATTTAAGTTAGACCCATCACCAAGATTGCTAAAGAAATTATATCCCCAGCAGCGAAGCTTATTTGTCGTCGTAATAGCACAAGTATGATTAGCACCTGCTGAAACAGACAAATAACTATTAGCTATATCAATGGCGACAGGAACGTTGCTAGGAGAGGACGTGGTGTCACCAAGCTGATTCTTAGAGTTATCTCCCCAACAATAAAGTGCACCTAAGGTAGTCACTGCACAGGTATGACTATGGCCAACCGCTACTTGCGCAAATGAAGTGCCCGGCTTAATAATCACGCCTGTTTCTTTAAACAGGTTTGTACCATCGCCCACTTGGCCATAGGAATTATGCCCATAACATCTTAAAGCATTGTCGCTTGTGATAGCGCAAGCATGGGATCTACCCATAGCGAATTTAGAAACACTAAAAGCAGAATCATTATCCCTGATATAAAACTGAGCTTGATAGTTTTTATCTAACGTAACTCCAGCAGAAGGAATCGCCCCCGTAATATGAAAGTTAAGAAGCTTTTCACCATCGGCAACGGCATTCTCAGGCAAACTTAAAGTCACTGTCTGAGAGGTAGAACCCGCCGAAATAACAACACTGCCGTTGGCTAAATTATGATGGGTTGGATTAACGGCATCCCCACCGATTCGATAATAAACCGTCACATCAGTTGCTTTGGCAGCACTTAAAGAGATTGTGATAATTTGATTTGCCCCACCTTCGACCACGCGATTTTGCGCTGGCGAAGTGATGGAAGCAAAGACTCGAGCGTCTTTAACCCAAGAAACCACAGTCGCTGAATTGTTATTTTGAAAAGTGTTAGAGGCATTACCACCAACCACACACAGTTTCATATTACTTCCATCAGCATAGCCCGTCAGCGAAGCTGTGATTCGGGTGGTTTTGGGTGTGGCAGCTGAAAAGGTCGCCGAAGCGCAAGAACCAGAGGTGATGATTGCGTATTTATATTGAGTGATGGTCCCACCACTGACGCCAACATAGAGGCTTGTATCTGAAGAATTCCCGGTGGGATAATCAGACAAAGTCGGCACTAGGTTGCCAGCATCGACGATCGCAATATTTTTCTGCCCCGCTAAGGAATTCACATTCCCAGGAGCAGGCAAAGTCAAAATCGCATTAAAATTATTAGCATCTTTAATCGTTCCACCAGCAAGGCTTAATGACGTGGTCGCCACATAATCTAAATCTGCAGCAGCATCACCGGTGGCAACGGTATATGTGAATGACAATGTTTTGGAATTTGAACCCGCCGAATACGTAGCCGTGCGATCCACAGTCCCAGTTTCAAGGGTCAAGGTCGGGTTACCAGTGACGATCACGGCCTCATCGAAAGTAATTTTAACGGTAATAACCGATGCCACATCGTAAGTGCCATCAGCATTGCTAGCGGACACCGCTAAAACGCTTGGTGCCTGAGTATCACGAGTCCACGCCCCTGCAGTGACCGCTAAAGACACGTTACCAGCGGCATCTATTGAGCGCGCGCAAACTTTATAACCACCTTGATTGGTCAGTGCATAAACAAGCGAGGCTGAAAGCAGGCTGTCGCTGCTAAATGCCGCCGTCGTATCAGTGCAAGTAGAAATATCGCCAGGCTCAATAATCAAATATCGATAGTGGGTCGCATCCGCACTGCTGACTGTGATATTCGTCGTATTGGCTGATAGGGCTGGTAAATTACTAAAGGTGGGAGCCGTCGGTAATACGACATCTTTATAATAAGATTTTGAGCCTGTTCCTTGATTGCCACTAGGGCGGGAAAGGGTCGCGATAATCTGATAAGGTGTAGCAGCGTTATCAGCAAGCGTAGATAAATTCCAAGAAACAGACCAAGTATTTAAAGCAGAGCAGGTTGCACTGTTGGTTAAACTTTGGCCGGTGATACTTAAATTAACCGTGGCGCCAACTTCAGAACAAGTTCCGCTGAGCGCGAATGCGGCATTATTGATATTATTAATCCACGTTCCCGCAACCGGCGCACCAATGGTCACAGTCGGTACCACGGAATCATGTAAGATTGAATCATTAAGACAGTTTGATTCATTCCCACCAAGATCGCGCACTTTAAAATAAACAGTGTTAGTTGTATCTGCAGTAGCCAACGTCCAATTTTTCGATGTCGCAAAAGTTTCCCAAGTACCATCAGCACTGCAAGAGGTGTTAGAAATATACATCTCAGCAGCATTTGTCGCAGTCATAGCTAAAGTCGTATTTAAACTTGAAACTGCAGGTGCGCCCCCGGCAATCGCAAAAGTACTTGCGGTGGGTGCTGACGTGTCTTTTCTAAAGGGTCGGTAAAGGGGAGCTAAATCAGAATGTGTAAGAGTGAAGGTGACACTTCCATCGGCGTGGGAAGTTAAATTCATAGTCTTAGTCCAAGCGCCATTTGTGCAAACAGCTGTTTGATCAGTAAAACCGGTGACTTTGATCGTGACGTTTTGTCCTTCGTTCACGCATCCACCGATGAGAGTGAAGTTAGCAACGTTGCTTGAATTGATGTAAGTCGTCGATGCAGGGGAGGCTAAAGAAAAACTTCCACTCACCACGTGAGTAATTGAAGCTGAATAACAATTTGATTCAATCCCGGCAGCGTCTTTAAATTTTGCATAGATCGTATTGCTGACACCAGTTTTTGTAAGTGTCCAAGATTTGCTTGAAGTTAAAGTTTCCCAAGCGCCGCCGCCGGTACACTTGGCGGTATTAGTGACATACATTTCAGTTGCTACAGAAGATGAAAGTTTGACGGTAACGCCAAGGCTTGTTGTTGAAGCAGCTCCATCGTTGATGTTAATACTTCCAGTTGGCTTTTCAATTTTCTCTTTAGCTTGATAGTCTTCAGCTTTCGGAGCACTACAGGCAGCTAAAACAAAACACACAAATAGCAAAGCATAGGTTCGCATGGAACCCCAAAGCCGTTCTATAAGTGCTTGTAATCTGCCCATAATTCCTCAAAATCTCTCCTTTACTTATCGGTTGAATGAAGAGGGAAATTGATAAAATCATGATCAAAATCAGGGTGTTTTTAGAGGGAAACGTATCAACTTAAGGCAGTGAAACAGACTGACACGAGTCTGTCTCACAACCTGTCGTTTCTGCTAAGTGCAGCTTAATTATTTAGGGCTTTGCCGTGGTCCATCCACCAAAGGTTTGTTCGATAAGTTCAGCACAAGAAATCGTTAAGTGATCCTTCATGTGTTTTGCAACGATCTGAATTCCCAAAGGCATGCCTTCAGCATTCAACCCCGTAGGTGCCACTGTCGCGGGATTCCCGAGGGTCGTAAAGATTCCAGTATAAATAAAATCAAACGGCGACCACAAAGGTTGGCGATGTTTTGGTGCGACTCGCGGGTGAGGAGGAATTAATAAAATTCCATTATCACCCAGTTTCGCATCAAGATCAGCTTTCATTTTGTATAAATCAGCCATCTCGGCACTAAAATCTTTTTTGCTTTTATCAAAGATTTCAGTCAAAGAGACAATTAGATTTGGCAAAGTGTAATCCCCTTTACCCACAGCTAATTTTAAAATTTCTTTTCCGACAGAAAGATGCTGATTTGGCCCCATTAAAAGTTCATATAAGTTTGTGCGTTTTGAATGCTTAAGCGCTGCAAACCAAAGTTCAGCTGAACGCACGAAGAATCTTGGATCTAGTTCTTCAACTTCAGCGCCCAATTCAGAAAATAACTTCCCGCAATTACGCACGACTTGTGCTAGTTCCTGATCAGTTCCACGCGCACGATGAAAAGCAGGCTCAGGGCAGATTAAAATCTTTCTGCCAGCCCATTCGCTAGTAAGTTCATCAAGGCTTGGATTTTTCATAGTGTAAATATCTGACTGATCAGCACCCATTAAAATCTTAGTCAGCGGATAAAGATCTGAAGCTTTACGAGTTAAATGCCCCGTTGATGTCCAAGGGTATTTATCTTCTGATAGCTCTAAGAAATCTTCCTGACCAAACGGGAAGTGACCAGTTAACGGGAATAAATAACGAGAAGGCTTATGACCAAAGACTCCACAGAAAAACGCAGGCATTCTAATACTGCCACCGATATCACTTCCTAAACCGATCGGCGAGGCACCAGCGCCCAATAAGGCACCTTCACCACCACTGCTGCCCCCTGGCGTTCTGCCAAGATCATATGGATTGTTCGTACGTCCATACACAGGATTAAAGGTTTCAAACCAAAAACCAAGTTCAGGCACGTTGGTCGTGCCAAGCGGAATAGCCCCCGCAACCTTCATGCGCGTGACTAAAGTTGAATCCCAGTTCATCACATCATTCTTATGATGAATGCTGCCGCCGGTGCGCTTCATGCCCTCGTAAGCAAACATTTCTTTAACCGTGAAAGGCACACCAAATAACGGCGGCAGATCCGAATTATCTTTCGCCACAAGATCAGTTTGTTCATGCGCTTTTTTACGAGCACGCACGAAATCATCTTCAACCATGGCGTTGAGTTTAGGATTTACTTCTTCAATACGCGCGATGTGCGCTTCAATAACTTCAGTCGGGGAAACTTCTTTTTTCGCTACTTTGCTAGCAATTTCTAACGCGGACAATTTCAATAGTTCATTCATAAACTAAAAAGGGAGCTTAGTGCTCCCTTTCTCCTATACGTTAAATCTAAAGAACAAAATATCTCCGTCTTTCACTACGTACTCTTTACCTTCAAGGCGGTATTTACCTGCTTCTTTTACCGCTTGTTCTGATTTGTACGAGAACAAATCTTCACAGTGATAAGTTTCAGCTCTGATGAAACCTTTTTCAAAATCCGTGTGGATCACACCTGCAGCTTGCGGTGCTTTAGTTCCAGCACGAATTGTCCAAGCACGAACTTCTTTTTCACCTGCTGTGAAGTAAGTTTGTAAACCCAATAAAGCGTAAGCTTCACGGATCAAACGATTCAAACCTGGCTCTTCAGCGTTCATTGCTTCTAAGAACTCTTTACGTTCTTCAGGCGGAAGAAGAGAGATCTCAGCTTCCATCGCAGAACAAATCAAAATAGTTTTGTTGTTTTCTTCAGCCGCACGTTTTTCAACAGCCTTCGTCCAATCGTTACCACCATTAGCGAAATCTGTATCAGACACGTTCATAGCGTAAAGTACTGGTTTTGCAGTTAATAGATGCATGTCGCGCAAGAAGGGCGCTTCGTTGTCATCTAAAGTAACCGCGCGGGCAGGAAGACCTTGTCCCAAAGCTTCTTTTACTTTTTTAGTAACTTCCGCTTCCATTTTAAGTTTTTTATCTGTGGTGTTTTTCGCCATTTTTTCGATGCGCGCAAATTTCTTATCCACAGAATCAAGGTCTGCTAGCAAAAGCTCTGTATTGATGATTTCAATGTCACGGATGGGATCTACTGATCCAGATACGTGCACGATATTTGGATCGTCAAAACAACGAACCACGTGAACGATGGCATCAGTTTGACGGATGTGAGAAAGGAATTGGTTACCTAAACCTTCACCTTGGGAAGCACCTTTTACGATACCCGCGATGTCCACGAACTCCATCGTTGTTGGGATGACTTTTTGAGGTTTGATGAATCCAGTGATTTTATCCATGCGTGGATCGGGAACTGTCACGACACCCACGTTAGGATCAATTGTACAGAAAGGGTAGTTCGCTGCTTCCGCTTTTGCAGAAGTTAATGCGTTGAAAAGCGTTGATTTACCCACATTTGGTAAGCCGACAATACCGACTTGTAAAGCCATGAAAAACCTCGATT
This is a stretch of genomic DNA from Bdellovibrio reynosensis. It encodes these proteins:
- a CDS encoding RCC1 domain-containing protein, producing MEQLNVNDVLGTMNKAAYYKHSSIKFVSLLTKGIHFLTGISFCILSGCSLDIALISSEQGAASLIWNQDAFDNGELKAEWTPADSEKVVEQELLYYKGPTCDEPILPSVKLSPDQKTNVASFTKTDGTQYSFKVFSLDKNGISSASNCSNPITYKAGFTVHGPANGFINSSNYSAAGFSGKCVVGSQIEVALPNSASFTSFNCGTENWSQSIDLSSLAPIYSGNLIFKVTPPSAQAKEYSLTIYKDIVIPLVAITSSTPINLLNHSSYAVSGTCSEDGKSVIISVGAVSETATCSGGAFTKVLDISGTTVSPVNIMATHKDAVENVETDTASVTLDISPPTVTSFLINNGDVATASVNSILSMNVAEATEMYLTNTPGCTAGGTWQSYVNSLAWTLPSANGVNTVYAKFKDVNGNESLCISDDISISTPPTIAFTTPAAGAYVNLSNVASFTVGGTCSENNQSITFTGPGGFTGTATCLGSSFTAILNLTPVPQGNFQLTATISNSFGTSTSVTSPVYTKDTVAPTGTVIINANQTDTISLTVTLSVNSIVGSQIYITNTPGCAADGTWVTANFLSKSWTLNTPDAVNTVFVKYKDAAGNETPCYSDSISHSSVVPTVSLSSPVSGSYINIATGTSVTLSGGCSEEGKNVTISISTFSALTAVCTAGSWSKTFNFSAKADQTYSVNITHSRSTGVNATPVTASYIKDTTAPTITGFSINNGTAVTSSQNATLNVTSHTGTETYVTNNALCLTGGTWEPVSFPKAWTLPTLNSTNTVYIKLRDAAGNESSCVSDFIIHDNTVPTLSITEPPAGTFINQYSAASFDVKGTCSAHGQIIYGVVTGEPSVGTSAAYCTGGYFTLHFNVSSLSDTSTTPYDFELSLTAANGNSVNTTSYYYMDATLPSAVSISGAPSGTNNSTGLNVTVSSATASFYKYFLIPPGGTGSCAISSAYIGTKYPVSTPITDLLTETGNYTLCVVGIDDHDNWSTAATTASWTRDAIKSTLSGAPTGVVTTTALNISVAGTNVTQYKYAIISTGGCATASFVGPVAVGSNITDNISALPNGPVKVCVIGGDASNNWQEVSVATETSWIKDSIVTLNISSAAVNRVSEGDTKTITFSMSGSKTFDVTAYFKITGDATSTEHNLTSGSITIPAGSTTANLPVNFLVNAATTGETLMNVHLTHTDSPAVLLDPKYQAQYFIRDSQKDLTTISLAINFYHACAVLDDNSLRCWGHSGVNLSRLGLGNTVGFADTAKTVAPGISFKSVTAGRDHTCALTTSGYVYCWGENLSNQIGDGTTARRTTPVLIDSSTTYTSISSGQAHTCGITTEQKLKCWGSADSYQTGLNTTSSAQTPTQVTSADFKFVSANSKTTCAIDTNDKLFCWGRNATGTVGDGTLIVKQVPTAIDSSNTYLMVAVGSGHSCGIISDGTLKCWGNNSQGQLGDNTLVTKTSPTVINSAVKYSWVTVNDDTTTDTNRGFSCGITDGGVLHCWGNNAGKQLADGTTTNRKIPTIADSGESYSRVYAVSQKACGITTAGAVKCWGNLYKDNTTGRNSDLYGFGYGTYLGAYGGSFFALSDYNFKTIGMPDSAADTSSQTCGITGNKLYCWGETSYFGDGLTYRRPAPVILDAQNNYSQVSEMHDSSNNCAITSTGTLKCWGRNNYGELGSAGNIGTNIFTPKVADPTTSYSQIFLRLGAACGITTTGALRCAGNNNFAKLGDGTTTHITNFTTIDSGVSYKQIGIGTAFSCGLTTSNKVRCWGTNTYGQLGTGNLNNSYTPIDTDPSESYRSISVGLDRTCGITMANKLKCWGNGLLGDNGAGDPKTPHVIDSASDYSSVTVNNSVACAIKTNGSTKCWGANTGVSLPSESGSAAQYNILIDYESQIAYSKIYLSGSSLCGLTPGGLYRCAGKGAGGVFGMVDPNQTYISNVLTVTAPVYIQKWLSY